The genomic window TCACCAGGCCCAGGTCGACGCCGATCACCCGGCCGAAGCCGCGGCAGGTGTCGCAGGCGCCCACCGCCGAGTTGAACGAGAACATCGACGGGATCGGGTCGGTGTAGCGGATGTCGCTCTCGGGGCAGTGCAGGCCGGTCGAGAACTTCCACACATCGGTCGATGCGTTTTCTTCAGCGCCTGTTGCATGCACCGTGACCCGCCCGCTGCCTCGCTTGAGCGCCACTTCGATGGCTTCGACGACGCGCGAACGCTCGGCACTCGAAATGCGGAAGCGGTCGGCCACCACGTCGAGCATCTTGCGCGGCCCGGTGGGCGTTGCCACCTCGCGCTCCGCCTGCACGCGCGTGAAGCCGCTGGCTGACAGCCACTGCGTGACTTCTTCCGCAGAAGTACCCGCGGGCAGCTCGACCGGAAAGGTGACCACCAGCCGAGGATCGCCCGCCGCGGCCGCCCGCTCGGCAATCTGCGCATAGATGCTGTCGGGGGAATCGTGGCGCACAGGCAACGCGGTTTCGCGGTCGAACAGCTGGGCTGCGCGCGCGTAGAGCAGCTTCAGGTGGTCGTTGAGTTCGGTCATCGTGCCGACCGTGGAACGCGACGAGCGCACCGGGTTGGTCTGGTCGATGGCAATGGCGGGCGGCACGCCTTCCACCTTGTCGACGGCCGGCTTGTCCATGCGGTCCAGGAACTGGCGCGCATAGGCGGAGAAGGTCTCCACATAGCGCCGCTGGCCTTCGGCATAGAGGGTGTCGAACACGAGGCTCGACTTGCCCGAGCCGCTGGGCCCGGTGACCACGGTCATCTCGCCTGTGCGGATGTCGAGGTCGAGGTTCTGGAGGTTGTGCTGGCGCGCGCCGCGAATCCGGATGGAGCCCTGTGTCATGAGTGCCTTGGGGGGTGGGGCAAACATTCTAGGGAGTGGCTGGTGACGAATTTGCGCACTCCGTCACATGGACTGTGCCCGTGCAGGGGTTTATACGGATTCAGCCAAAGACACTTTGAGTAACAAATAGACGATTTTATTTACGTTTATCCGAACACCTCCGGACGACCACCCATGAAGACGCTGCACGCGCTTTGCGCCGCCCTCCTGACGATGGCCGCTACGGCCGCTTCGGCCCAGATCCTGATTGGCCAGACGACCGGCGTGACCGGCTCGGTAGCCGCCAGCGTGAACGAAGCCCTGGGCGGTGCCCAGCTGGTGATCGATGCCGCCAATGCCCAGGGCGGCATTCACGGCGAGAAGATCGAGATCCTCCGCATGGACGACGCTTTCGACGTGAAGCGGGCCGGCGAGAACGCCCGCGTGCTGATCGAAGACAAGAAAGTGCTGGCGCTGTTCCTGAGCCGCGGCACGCCGCATTCGCAGGCCATCGTGCCGTGGCTCGACAAGCACGGCGTTCCGCTCATCGCGCCTTCCACCGGCGCCATGGCGCTGCACAAGCCGGTTCTCAAGCACGTGTTCAACGTGCGCGCCACCTACCAGCGCGAAGCGGAAAAGGCGATCCAGCACCTGCTCACCACCGGCATTGCCCGCATTGCGGTGGTCTACGTGACCGACTCCTTCGGCCAGGACGCGCTCGAAGGCGCAATGACCGGCTTTGCGAAGGCCCAAGCCAAGCCCATCGTCACCGTGCCGGCCGACCGCGAGAAGCCCGACTACAAGTCCATCGTGCCGGCCATCAAGGACGCCAATGCGCAGGCGGTGCTCTGGATCGGCTCGGGCGTCGCCGTGGTCGACGGCATCAAGGCGCTGCGCGCGGGGGGCTCATTCGCGCAGGTGGTCACCTTGTCGAACAACGCCTCGTCGGGCTTCATCAAGCAATTGGGCGATGCGAGCAAAGGGGTGATCGTGACCCAGGTGTTCCCGAACGAACGTTCCATCAGCTACCCGATGGTCAAGGAAGCCATGGCGCTTGCGCAGGCCAAGGGCCAGGCCGAACTCTCGCCCGCGGCGCTGGAGGGCTTTGCCTCGGCCAAGGTGCTGGTGGAGGCGCTGCGCCGCGCCGGGCCCAAGCCCACGCGCGCCAAGGTGCTTGCGGCGCTTGAAACCCTGCGCGCCTATGATCTCGGCGGCCTGGAAGTGAGCTATTCGCCGCAAGACCATTCGGGCATCGACTTCGCCGACCTGGCCATCATCAGCGACGGCCGCTTCAAGCGGTAAACGGCGCCCGCGCGAGCCACGTTGTTGCGGGGCTCCTTGTCGATTCCATAGGAAACTATGGTTTGACAGGGTTTCCACGAGCGAGTGAACGCCACTCGCTGCAACACATTTGCGCATCTTCCGACGGAAGCATCCGCTTCGCGTAAAGGCTCGTTCGATGAAGATGTACAGGTTCCACGCCGGCGCGCTTTTCCTGGCCGTGACCTTGGCCGCGGCGGTCTCCGGCGCATCGGCGCAGATCGTCATCGGCCAGTCGGCCGACCTGTCGGGCCCGGCGGCGGTGGGTGTGAAGGAAACGATCATGGGCTCGCAGCTGGTCATCGACCATGTGAATGCCCAGGGCGGTGTCCACGGCCTGCAGATCGAGGTGATCCGGCTGGACGACGGCCTGGACCCCAAGCGCTCGCTCGAGAACAGCCGCATCCTCATCGAGGACAAGAAGGTGCTGGCGCTGCTGCTCAACCGGGGCACGCCCAACACCCTTGCCGTCATTCCCCTGCTCGACCAACACGGCGTGGCGCTGGTTGGCCCTTCGACCGGCGCCATGGCGCTGCACAAGCCGCTGCAGAAAAACGTATTCAACGTGCGCTCGACCTACCAGCGTGAGGCCGAAACGGCGGTGCAGCACCTGTACACCACCGGCATCCAGCGCATTGCGGTGGTGCAGGCCGATGATTCCTTCGGAAGAGACGCGATGGAAGGCGCGAGCCGAGGCTTCGAGCGGGCCGGGCTGGCGCCGGCCGTGCTTGCGTTGGCCGACCGCAGCAAGCCCGACTACGCGGCGATCGTGCCGCAGCTCGTCAAGGCCAACGCGCAGGCGGTGCTGTGGATAGGCTCCGGCACGGCAGTGACCGACGGCGTGAAGGCACTGCGCGCCGCGGGCTCGGCGGCGCAGATCGTCACGCTGTCGAACAATGCGGCGTCAGGCTTCATCAAGGAGCTCGGCTCCGCCAGCACCGGCGTGATCGTGACGCAGGTGCTGCCCTACGAGCGCGCGCTCGGCCATCCGCTGGTCAAGGAAGCGATGGCACTCGCGCAGGCCCGGGGTCAGACCGAGCTGTCGCCGGCATTCCTCGAAGGCTTTGTAGCCACCAAGGTGCTGGTGGAGGCCCTGCGCCGCACCGGCCCCAGGCCGACCCGCGCCAGGCTGATCGCCGCGCTCAACCGCTTTCGCTACGACGTGGGCGGCAAGCTCGACGTGAACTACTCGCCGCAGGACCACACAGGCATCGACTACGTCGACCTGTCGATCGTCAGCGAAGGCCGCTTCAAGCGATAGCGGCTTACTTGGCCGGCGCTGCGGGCGCTGCGGGCGCCGCCGGGGTAGCGGGCGCGGGCTCATGCGTCACATCGCCGCCGTGCTTCTCGCCGGACATGTCGATCTTGTCGCCGCCCTTCGAAATCACGTAAAGGGCCACAGCGGCAAAGATGACGAAGCCGACAACGAGTTTCCACATGGGTTCTATCTCCTGATGGGGTTCAATGGGTTCAAGAAAAAGGCCTCATGCCGACGGCATGAAGCCCCTTTGTTGAACGGAGGGCCGGCTTGCGCCCTCCTCTCGAACATGCCTCGCGTCAGTCGTTCGCGTAGATGTCCACGTCCTTCGTCTCGCGGATGAAGAGCATGCCGACGACCAGCGTCACCCCGGCGATGATGATCGGGTACCAGAGGCCGTTGTACATGTTGCCGGTGGTCGCCACGATAGCGAAGGCGGTGGTTGGCAGCAGGCCGCCGAACCAGCCGTTGCCGATGTGGTACGGCAAGCTCATCGAGGTGTAGCGGATGCGCGTTGGGAACAGCTCGACCAGCATGGCGGCAATGGGGCCGTACACCATGGTGACCAGCAGCACCAGCCAGAACAGCAGCGCCACGACCATCAGCTTGTTCATCTTGGCCGGGTCGGCCTTGGCTGGATAGCCCGCCACCTTCAGGTCGTCGGCCACGGCCTTCTTGAAGGCTGCGATTTCCTTGGCGGACGATTCGTCGAACTTCAGGTTGACCACGTTGCCGACCGGCGCCTCGATGGTCTTGGTGCCGATCTTGACGATGGCCTTGGAGCCGGGGGCGCCTTCGACGTTGTCATAGCTCACCGAGTTCTGCACCAGGTAGCGCTTGGCGATGTCGCAAGAACTCCTGAAGTCGATCTCGCGTGCCACCGGGTTGCCCTGGAACGAACACGACTTCGGATCGGCCGTCACCGTGACGCCGGCGGTCGCTTGCGCGCGGGCCAGGTCGGGGTTGGCATATTCCGTGATCATCTTGAAGACCGGGAAGTAGGTCACCACGGCCAGCAGGCAGCCCGCCATGATGATCGGCTTGCGGCCGATCTTGTCGGACAGCGTGCCGAAGACCACGAAGAACGGTGTGCCGATGAGCAGCGAGGCCGCGATCATCAGATTGGCGGTCGTGGGATCGACCTTGAGCTGTTGCGTCAGGAAGAACAGTGCGTAGAACTGGCCCGTGTACCAGACCACGGCCTGGCCGGCGGTCAGACCGATGAGCGCCAGGATCACGATCTTGAGGTTCTTCCACTGGCCGAACGATTCGGACAGCGGCGCCTTCGAGGTCTTGCCCTCGGCCTTCATCTTCTGGAAGGCGGGCGACTCGGAAAGCGACAGGCGGATCCACACCGAGATGCCGAGCAGTGCGATCGACACCAGGAAGGGAATGCGCCAGCCCCAGTCGCCGAACGCCTGTTCGCCGAGCCAGGTGCGCACGCCCAGGATGACCAGCAGGCTCAGGAACAGGCCGAGCGTTGCAGTGGTCTGGATCCACGAGGTGTAGGCGCCGCGCTTGCCGTGCGGCGAGTGCTCGGCCACATAGGTAGCGGCACCGCCGTACTCACCGCCGAGCGCAAGGCCCTGCAGCATGCGCAGCGCAATCAGGATCACCGGCGCGGCAACGCCGATGGTCGCGTAGCTGGGCAGCAGGCCGACGATGAAGGTCGACAGGCCCATGATCAGGATGGTGACCAGGAAGGTGTACTTGCGTCCGATCATGTCGCCCAGGCGGCCGAACACGATGGCGCCGAACGGCCGTACCAGGAAGCCCGCTGCGAATGCCAGCAGCGCAAAGATGAAGGCCGCGCCCGCATCGAGTCCGCTGAAGAACTGCTTCGCGATGATCGCGGCCAGCGAGCCGTAAAGATAGAAGTCGTACCACTCGAACACCGTGCCAAGGGAGGAAGCGAAGATGACCTTCTTTTCCTCCGCGGACATGGGCCGGGGGGCCGGGTGCGGCATCCCCCTCGAATCCAGTGTTGCTGCCATTTGCGTCGTCTCCTGTGTATGCGTTCGTTCAGCCCCGGCAATCGGGACCGTGGCGCATTCTTGGAGGCGCGACTGACCCGAGCCTTTCGCGAAACTGAACCGACGCTTACGGATTAAGGTGAAACCCGCAGGGTTCGTTTCAGGTTGTAAGAAATCGGGAAACCACTAGTCAGTTTTTGCTGCTGCGCAGCATCGAAGGCCGCTGGTCGGCGCCGGCCCAGTGCGGCCCGTCGAACCATGTGTCGCCGCCCATATAGGCGCGCAGCATCGCAAGCCCGTCGAAGCCCCAGAACTGGCGGCCGTCCACCACATAGGCGGGGGTGCCGAACACGCCGGCTTGCACGGCCTCGTCGGTGTTGCGCTTGAGCAGGGCCTTGCTCTCGTCGCTGTTCATGTCGCGCTTGAGCTGCAGTTGCGCAGCCAGCGCGGCCAGGCGCGCGGCGTCGCCGGCCTCTTCTCCGCCGCGCCACACGTTGCGAAAAATCGTCTCGGCCGCCAGGCGGCTGATGCGGCCGTCGTCCGAAGTCGAGACCGCAAGCCGCAGGTGCGGCAGCGGGTTGTACGGATGCGATGCGGGCATCTCGATGTGAATGCCGTTCGCATGGCCAAGCCAGAGCACATGCCGGTAGGTCCAGGCGCGCTTGGCTGGAATCTCCGCTGGGCCGAGCTGGCCGTGGTGCTTGAGCAATGCGCCGAGCAGCACGGGCTTGTAGGCCACGCTGTAGCTCAGGCCTTCGAGCGCCTCTGGCAGGTGCTCGAACGCAAGGTGTGCGTAGGGCGAGATGAAGTCCAGGTAAAAGTCGATGTGCTTCATGCGTGGTTGTCTCCAGATGCCTCGGGGAGCCGCCAGATGCCGGCTCGCGCCCGCAACTCTATGGCACGCCACACGCCGCGCCGCGCTGCGTCGTCCATCTTGCCCCAGGCCGCAATCTCGGGAATGGTGCGCAGGCACCCTTCGCAAAAGCCGCTCTGGCGGTCCATGCGGCAGACGGAGGTGCAGGGCGAAGGCGCATCGCCGGCCGAGCGCTGTACGGCGTTGGCGCGCTCGGCCAGCAGTTCCGCAGCGTCGAAGTTCACACCACGTCCGCCACCGGCGCGCCGGTGAGCTTCTCGAGGTCTTGCGGGCGCAGCTGGAACACCGCATGCGGATGCCCGGCCGCGGCCCAAATCTCCTCGAACCGGAACAGCTCGCGGTCGATCAGAACCACCGGCTCAGTGGTGTGCCCTACCGGCGACACGCCGCCGATGGTGAAGCCGGTGCGGGCCTTCACAAACTCGGCGTCGGCGCGGCCGGTCTTGCCGATGAGTGCGTCGACCTTCTTCTCGTCGACACGCTTGTCGCCCGAGGTGATGACCAGCACCGCCGCGTCGTCGCTCTTGCGCCGAAAGATGATGCTTTTGGCGATCTGCCCGACCAGGATGCCGAGTGCATCGGCCGCCTGCTGCGCGGTGCGGCAGGCATCGTCGAGCATGCGCGGCGAATGGGGATGGCCCGCGTCCTGCAGCACACGCGAAACGCGCTGCACGCCTTCTGGCAGCGAATGAAGTTCAGCGCCGCACATCAAGCTTCCCTTTTCGTACGGATTGCCTTCGACGCCCGCGAATTCGGCTCGCGCCCCAGCGCCCCGCTGATATACACGCCCGCGTCGATCAGCTTGTCCAGGTCGATGCCGGTCTCGATGCCCATGCCGTGCAGCATGTACACCACGTCTTCGGTCGCCACGTTGCCCGTGGCGCCCTTGGCGTAAGGGCAGCCGCCAAGGCCGGCGGAGGACGACTGGAAGTTCCAGACCCCCAGCTCCAGCGAAGCCAGCGTGTTGACCAGCGCCTGGCCGTAGGTGTCGTGGAAGTGGCCCGAGATGTGGTCCACGCCGAAGTGCGCCAGCGTGGCCTCGATGGCGGCCCG from Variovorax paradoxus includes these protein-coding regions:
- a CDS encoding ABC transporter substrate-binding protein: MKTLHALCAALLTMAATAASAQILIGQTTGVTGSVAASVNEALGGAQLVIDAANAQGGIHGEKIEILRMDDAFDVKRAGENARVLIEDKKVLALFLSRGTPHSQAIVPWLDKHGVPLIAPSTGAMALHKPVLKHVFNVRATYQREAEKAIQHLLTTGIARIAVVYVTDSFGQDALEGAMTGFAKAQAKPIVTVPADREKPDYKSIVPAIKDANAQAVLWIGSGVAVVDGIKALRAGGSFAQVVTLSNNASSGFIKQLGDASKGVIVTQVFPNERSISYPMVKEAMALAQAKGQAELSPAALEGFASAKVLVEALRRAGPKPTRAKVLAALETLRAYDLGGLEVSYSPQDHSGIDFADLAIISDGRFKR
- a CDS encoding ABC transporter substrate-binding protein codes for the protein MYRFHAGALFLAVTLAAAVSGASAQIVIGQSADLSGPAAVGVKETIMGSQLVIDHVNAQGGVHGLQIEVIRLDDGLDPKRSLENSRILIEDKKVLALLLNRGTPNTLAVIPLLDQHGVALVGPSTGAMALHKPLQKNVFNVRSTYQREAETAVQHLYTTGIQRIAVVQADDSFGRDAMEGASRGFERAGLAPAVLALADRSKPDYAAIVPQLVKANAQAVLWIGSGTAVTDGVKALRAAGSAAQIVTLSNNAASGFIKELGSASTGVIVTQVLPYERALGHPLVKEAMALAQARGQTELSPAFLEGFVATKVLVEALRRTGPRPTRARLIAALNRFRYDVGGKLDVNYSPQDHTGIDYVDLSIVSEGRFKR
- a CDS encoding MFS transporter, with amino-acid sequence MAATLDSRGMPHPAPRPMSAEEKKVIFASSLGTVFEWYDFYLYGSLAAIIAKQFFSGLDAGAAFIFALLAFAAGFLVRPFGAIVFGRLGDMIGRKYTFLVTILIMGLSTFIVGLLPSYATIGVAAPVILIALRMLQGLALGGEYGGAATYVAEHSPHGKRGAYTSWIQTTATLGLFLSLLVILGVRTWLGEQAFGDWGWRIPFLVSIALLGISVWIRLSLSESPAFQKMKAEGKTSKAPLSESFGQWKNLKIVILALIGLTAGQAVVWYTGQFYALFFLTQQLKVDPTTANLMIAASLLIGTPFFVVFGTLSDKIGRKPIIMAGCLLAVVTYFPVFKMITEYANPDLARAQATAGVTVTADPKSCSFQGNPVAREIDFRSSCDIAKRYLVQNSVSYDNVEGAPGSKAIVKIGTKTIEAPVGNVVNLKFDESSAKEIAAFKKAVADDLKVAGYPAKADPAKMNKLMVVALLFWLVLLVTMVYGPIAAMLVELFPTRIRYTSMSLPYHIGNGWFGGLLPTTAFAIVATTGNMYNGLWYPIIIAGVTLVVGMLFIRETKDVDIYAND
- a CDS encoding 2-hydroxychromene-2-carboxylate isomerase; translation: MKHIDFYLDFISPYAHLAFEHLPEALEGLSYSVAYKPVLLGALLKHHGQLGPAEIPAKRAWTYRHVLWLGHANGIHIEMPASHPYNPLPHLRLAVSTSDDGRISRLAAETIFRNVWRGGEEAGDAARLAALAAQLQLKRDMNSDESKALLKRNTDEAVQAGVFGTPAYVVDGRQFWGFDGLAMLRAYMGGDTWFDGPHWAGADQRPSMLRSSKN
- a CDS encoding DUF1289 domain-containing protein, with the protein product MNFDAAELLAERANAVQRSAGDAPSPCTSVCRMDRQSGFCEGCLRTIPEIAAWGKMDDAARRGVWRAIELRARAGIWRLPEASGDNHA
- a CDS encoding YbaK/EbsC family protein, which produces MCGAELHSLPEGVQRVSRVLQDAGHPHSPRMLDDACRTAQQAADALGILVGQIAKSIIFRRKSDDAAVLVITSGDKRVDEKKVDALIGKTGRADAEFVKARTGFTIGGVSPVGHTTEPVVLIDRELFRFEEIWAAAGHPHAVFQLRPQDLEKLTGAPVADVV